One segment of Carya illinoinensis cultivar Pawnee chromosome 1, C.illinoinensisPawnee_v1, whole genome shotgun sequence DNA contains the following:
- the LOC122277650 gene encoding protein SIEVE ELEMENT OCCLUSION B-like codes for MHNQNCFALSQTQELLSSNLSHFTILHTMATLKTLLSSAQPPAKAEHSVLTMSDDQIMNTIYATHIHGDEKFDVDSLFAVTENILQRATHLVDNVVLGTKTQLEHLDEKVPKASFNPPSCTLKALSCEMSCKAPGEEIAHKTTLSILNKLAHYSWDAKAVLTLAAFALDYGDFWMLADLHSSDQLAKSVGILKRVPVVLKRPGLQKYGKAIVELNNLIKATLEVIESVFELEKLTVYDTKDVPALAGAMDRIPVDVYWAIITVVACTTQMCCITGDEGKKQELSPFAQKINVLLNVLRRTIKLAHEQIDVIEAYRKLKKIFQTPSEVMEVFKALIFHKDAEPSLIDGSTNKLVSIDVLKKKDVLFFISSLDITIEEISILKPVYDGISKKDQHKIVWIPIVEHWTDELRKKFEVLRSKMPWYTVQYFSPVVGIKFIKEEWNFKNKPIVVVINPRGKVEHPNALHIIKVWGIKAFPFTREAEGVLATKEDVMEDIMVGVNQKLPVVIKDDRYIFFYGGKDNEWVQQFTKKATALANDPAIKEARIYIELVLVGKNEKGQDDVGILGRFWDKMESFFFSKTEKKTEPDAVTREIQKLLSYKNESGWVVLSKGSKVIFTGHGTTVMKVVDEFDKWKGYVREIGYEIIFKQYHDKVIEVNRPCSRVDIPLGVGKVPEHMHCPHCPRVMETYISFKCCHVDGALNSLH; via the exons ATGCACAACCAAAACTGCTTTGCACTTTCCCAAACCCAAGAGCTTCTGAGTTCTAACCTCTCGCACTTTACAATACTACACACTATGGCCACCCTCAAGACGCTCCTGTCTAGCGCTCAGCCACCCGCTAAGGCTGAGCACAGCGTGCTAACCATGTCCGATGACCAGATCATGAATACAATCTATGCAACCCATATTCACGGTGACGAGAAGTTTGATGTCGACTCTCTTTTTGCTGTCACCGAGAACATTCTTCAGCGTGCTACCCATCTCGTTGACAATGTTGTTCTg GGTACCAAGACACAACTGGAGCACCTGGACGAAAAGGTGCCCAAAGCCAGTTTCAATCCACCGTCCTGCACACTGAAGGCACTTTCCTGCGAG ATGTCATGCAAGGCTCCGGGTGAGGAGATTGCCCACAAAACAACACTGTCAATACTTAACAAACTCGCACACTATTCATGGGACGCCAAGGCAGTGCTGACACTGGCGGCCTTTGCTTTGGACTATGGGGATTTCTGGATGCTTGCCGATCTTCACTCATCGGACCAACTCGCCAAATCAGTGGGGATCCTGAAAAGAGTACCTGTTGTCTTAAAACGCCCGGGCCTTCAAAAATATGGGAAAGCCATAGTTGAGCTGAATAATCTGATCAAGGCAACATTGGAAGTCATCGAGTCCGTTTTTGAGCTGGAGAAGCTAACAGTCTATGATACAAAGGACGTACCAGCATTGGCAGGTGCCATGGACCGAATCCCTGTGGATGTCTACTGGGCAATCATTACAGTTGTAGCTTGCACCACGCAGATGTGTTGCATCACTGGTGACGA AGGCAAGAAACAGGAACTATCGCCCTTCGCTCAGAAAATCAACGTCCTTCTCAATGTCCTAAGGAGGACGATAAAACTTGCCCACGAACAAATAG ACGTAATTGAAGCTTATAGGAAactcaagaaaatatttcaaacacCTAGCGAAGTGATGGAGGTTTTCAAGGCGCTCATTTTCCACAAAGATGCAGAGCCGTCACTTATTGATGGTTCAACCAACAAATTG GTTAGCATCGACGTGCTGAAAAAAAAGGATGTTCTGTTCTTCATTTCGAGCCTGGACATCACCATCGAAGAGATCTCGATCCTAAAGCCAGTTTATGATGGAATAAGTAAGAAGGATCAGCATAAAATTGTATGGATCCCAATTGTGGAACACTGGACCGATGAGCTGAGAAAGAAGTTTGAGGTGCTGCGGTCTAAGATGCCTTGGTATACAGTGCAGTACTTTTCCCCTGTGGTGGGCATCAAGTTCATCAAGGAGGAGTGGAACTTCAAGAACAAGCCTATCGTCGTGGTGATAAATCCAAGAGGAAAGGTGGAACATCCGAATGCACTTCACATCATTAAGGTATGGGGAATCAAGGCCTTTCCTTTCACTAGAGAGGCAGAAGGTGTTTTGGCAACTAAAGAAGATGTGATGGAAGACATTATGGTTGGCGTCAATCAAAAATTGCCTGTCGTG ATCAAGGATGACAGGTACATTTTCTTCTATGGAGGCAAGGACAACGAGTGGGTTCAACAGTTCACCAAGAAAGCAACTGCCCTGGCCAACGATCCGGCAATAAAGGAGGCAAGGATTTACATCGAGTTGGTTCTTGTAGGGAAAAACGAGAAAGGGCAGGATGATGTTGGCATCCTAGGGCGTTTCTGGGACAAAATGGAAAGCTTTTTCTTCTCCAAGACTGAGAAGAAGACTGAACCGGACGCTGTGACCAGGGAAATCCAAAAGTTGCTGTCTTACAAGAATGAAAGTGGATGGGTGGTGCTGAGCAAAGGGTCTAAAGTGATATTCACCGGTCATGGGACAACAGTTATGAAGGTCGTGGACGAGTTTGACAAATGGAAGGGGTATGTGCGCGAGATTGGCTACGAAATTATTTTCAAGCAGTACCATGATAAGGTTATTGAAGTGAATCGCCCTTGCTCCCGTGTAGACATTCCCTTAGGTGTCGGAAAGGTCCCTGAGCATATGCATTGCCCTCACTGCCCCCGCGTCATGGAGACCTATATCAGCTTTAAGTGCTGCCATGTTGACGGTGCTCTGAACTCACTGCACTAG